One genomic region from Nocardia vinacea encodes:
- a CDS encoding amino acid ABC transporter ATP-binding protein: MSASLTGTGLHLTLGHNHVLRGVDIHVDAGKTTTVIGPSGSGKSTLLRVLNRLHEPDQGDVLLDGKSVLTEDPDRLRQRIGMVFQHFNLFPHKTVAENVALGPRKLRGLSRDAARALAVEQLEVVGLAEKADSRPENLSGGQQQRVAIARALAMQPEIMFFDEATSALDPELVKGILALMADLATKGMSMIVVTHEMGFARSVSDSVLFMDAGQVVETGTPDALFDNPRTPRLQRFLSQVL, translated from the coding sequence ATGAGTGCCTCTCTCACCGGAACCGGTCTGCATCTGACGCTGGGCCACAACCATGTGCTGCGCGGCGTCGATATCCATGTCGACGCGGGCAAGACCACCACCGTCATCGGGCCGTCCGGCTCCGGTAAGTCGACACTGCTGCGGGTGCTGAACCGCCTGCACGAACCCGATCAGGGTGATGTGCTGCTGGACGGCAAGTCGGTGCTCACCGAGGATCCGGATAGGCTGCGCCAGCGCATCGGCATGGTGTTCCAGCACTTCAACCTGTTCCCGCACAAGACGGTCGCGGAGAATGTGGCGCTCGGGCCCCGCAAGCTGCGCGGGCTGTCCAGGGATGCCGCTCGCGCGCTGGCCGTCGAGCAGCTCGAGGTGGTCGGGCTGGCCGAGAAGGCCGATTCGCGGCCGGAGAATCTGTCCGGTGGGCAGCAGCAGCGCGTGGCGATCGCCCGAGCGCTGGCCATGCAGCCGGAGATCATGTTCTTCGACGAAGCCACCTCGGCGCTGGATCCGGAGTTGGTGAAGGGCATTCTCGCGCTGATGGCCGATCTGGCTACCAAGGGAATGTCGATGATCGTGGTGACCCACGAAATGGGTTTCGCGCGTAGCGTCTCTGACAGCGTGCTGTTCATGGACGCTGGTCAGGTGGTCGAAACCGGCACCCCCGACGCCCTGTTCGACAACCCGCGGACGCCGCGCCTGCAGCGCTTCCTCTCCCAGGTTTTGTGA
- a CDS encoding IS110 family transposase, whose product MSNGSGVSRGDRNRNMRMSGLRALVPPENAIVGIDLADRKQMVVVCDHDSKVLARKTFRCRAWDMGAALDWAGARAGAAGFTGATVACEPTGHRWRVLGQLAADRNMLFVCVQPAMTAWSRRAEDLTTDKTDDKDAVLIARLTAQLRCYAPEPVDETWGRLRHLGARRERLLVELVAQVQQIRALLECVWPTALEAAQQPFKSRTWMAALRVICGRGGADFARTRRLGRDRLERLVRGEVTRAGAKRPCFRITSKLFAALDDPAGVLAHRRGALERVHLLLEDWADTKRRLTDTETRMVSVLDELRLTELVTSIVGLSAVGAAAILAETGDPARFRTARAVVKHAGLAPREKKSGSFTGRARLTGAGRPGLRLAAWRGVWGTQRANPVYAARYRHLTTRETNPLTPTQAQAVIAAAILRQLHAVVTTRQPWNPHIATHGTTTTEAAMISTAA is encoded by the coding sequence ATGAGTAACGGTAGCGGTGTGTCCCGGGGTGATCGCAACCGCAACATGCGTATGAGCGGGCTGCGGGCGTTGGTGCCGCCCGAGAACGCGATCGTCGGGATTGATCTGGCCGACCGCAAACAGATGGTCGTGGTCTGTGACCATGACTCGAAAGTGCTGGCCCGCAAGACGTTCCGTTGCCGTGCCTGGGATATGGGTGCTGCTTTGGACTGGGCCGGCGCCCGTGCCGGGGCCGCGGGATTCACCGGGGCGACGGTGGCGTGTGAGCCGACCGGACATCGGTGGCGAGTGCTGGGACAGCTGGCCGCCGACCGGAACATGTTGTTCGTGTGTGTGCAGCCAGCGATGACCGCTTGGTCGCGTCGTGCTGAGGATCTCACCACCGACAAAACCGACGACAAAGACGCGGTGCTGATCGCGCGGTTGACCGCGCAATTGCGCTGCTATGCACCTGAGCCGGTCGATGAAACCTGGGGTCGGCTGCGGCATCTGGGTGCCCGTCGCGAACGACTGCTGGTCGAGCTGGTAGCGCAAGTCCAGCAGATCCGGGCCCTGCTCGAATGCGTGTGGCCGACCGCGCTCGAAGCCGCCCAGCAGCCGTTCAAATCCCGGACCTGGATGGCAGCACTGCGAGTGATCTGCGGCCGCGGCGGCGCCGACTTCGCCCGCACCCGCCGGTTGGGCCGAGACCGGCTCGAACGCCTCGTCCGCGGCGAGGTCACCCGCGCGGGCGCGAAGCGACCGTGCTTTCGGATCACCAGCAAACTCTTTGCGGCACTGGATGATCCGGCCGGAGTGCTCGCCCACCGGCGCGGTGCGCTGGAACGAGTGCACCTGCTGCTCGAAGACTGGGCAGACACTAAGCGACGCCTGACCGACACCGAAACCCGCATGGTTAGCGTGCTCGACGAGCTCCGGCTCACCGAGCTGGTCACCTCGATCGTCGGACTGTCCGCAGTGGGGGCCGCAGCGATCCTGGCCGAAACCGGCGACCCCGCACGGTTTCGGACCGCGCGAGCGGTAGTCAAACACGCCGGTCTTGCACCCCGGGAGAAGAAATCCGGGAGCTTCACCGGCCGCGCCCGGCTCACCGGAGCCGGGCGCCCAGGACTGCGGCTGGCTGCCTGGCGAGGCGTGTGGGGCACCCAACGCGCCAACCCCGTCTATGCCGCCCGCTACCGGCATCTGACCACCCGAGAGACGAACCCGCTCACTCCCACCCAGGCTCAGGCCGTGATCGCCGCGGCGATCCTGCGCCAACTCCACGCCGTGGTCACCACCAGACAACCCTGGAACCCGCACATCGCCACCCACGGCACCACCACAACCGAGGCCGCCATGATCTCGACCGCCGCCTGA
- a CDS encoding GNAT family N-acetyltransferase: MEQARSRSDQDWSDLLTQRAQFVASVDGIDVGTAAGLDDPERPGAHLISMWVAEKSRGTGISDRLVRSVVDWAVDAGHYKVWLEVAAGNAAAERLYLRHGFVRTGVQGTIAPDDPRPEFEMLLNL; the protein is encoded by the coding sequence CTGGAGCAGGCGCGTAGCAGGTCCGATCAGGACTGGTCGGACCTACTGACGCAGCGGGCGCAGTTCGTGGCGAGCGTCGACGGCATCGACGTCGGGACGGCTGCTGGGCTGGACGATCCCGAACGGCCCGGGGCGCACCTGATTTCGATGTGGGTTGCTGAAAAGTCCCGTGGGACCGGGATTTCGGATCGTCTCGTGCGATCGGTGGTCGACTGGGCGGTCGATGCCGGGCATTACAAAGTGTGGTTGGAGGTCGCCGCGGGCAACGCGGCGGCCGAGCGGTTATATCTGCGGCACGGCTTCGTGCGGACCGGGGTTCAAGGGACGATCGCGCCCGACGATCCACGGCCGGAATTCGAGATGCTCTTGAACCTGTGA
- a CDS encoding nuclear transport factor 2 family protein, producing MNELVAQYLEVWNTTDTAARKAGIEAVFTADATYTDPLAAVAGHDQLDAAIAGVQAQFPGWVFTLAGPVDAHHDQVRFAWELGPADAPAVVIGFDVAVVEDGRIANVYGFLDKVPAAA from the coding sequence ATGAACGAGCTCGTCGCACAGTACCTGGAAGTCTGGAACACCACCGACACCGCCGCCCGCAAGGCCGGAATCGAAGCCGTGTTCACCGCCGACGCCACATACACCGACCCGCTGGCCGCGGTTGCCGGACACGATCAGCTCGACGCAGCCATCGCCGGAGTCCAGGCCCAGTTCCCCGGTTGGGTGTTCACCCTCGCCGGACCGGTCGACGCCCACCACGACCAGGTGCGCTTCGCCTGGGAGCTCGGGCCGGCCGACGCACCCGCCGTCGTGATCGGCTTCGATGTCGCGGTTGTCGAGGACGGGCGCATCGCCAACGTCTACGGCTTCCTCGACAAGGTGCCCGCCGCCGCCTGA
- a CDS encoding alpha/beta hydrolase, translating to MLEATKIPTEFGTFDALTSGEPGGREVMLLHGFPESAIAWEFQLTALGGGGCHVVALDQRGYSPGARPNKVADYRVEELVGDVIAIADQLGWQRFDLVGHDIGAHVGWTVAAEHPARIRTLTAVSQPHPTAFLQAMAEDEDQAQRAQHFTYFRQPRTPERALLADDAAALRKIFDWKIPEERIDDYIHRLTRPDALTAALNWYRAFPLAGPTAPITVPTLYVWGSEDPTIGSTAALATAEHVTAPYRFEMLEDTSHWIPEEAPESLTRLLMQHLLAHRS from the coding sequence GTGCTCGAGGCAACCAAGATCCCGACCGAGTTCGGCACCTTCGACGCCCTGACCAGCGGCGAACCCGGTGGCCGGGAAGTCATGCTGTTGCACGGCTTTCCGGAGTCCGCCATCGCATGGGAGTTCCAGCTCACCGCTCTCGGTGGCGGCGGCTGCCATGTGGTCGCCCTTGACCAGCGCGGTTATTCGCCCGGCGCGCGCCCCAACAAGGTCGCCGACTATCGCGTTGAGGAGCTGGTCGGCGATGTCATCGCCATCGCCGACCAATTGGGTTGGCAGCGGTTCGATCTCGTCGGCCACGACATCGGCGCCCACGTCGGGTGGACGGTAGCAGCCGAGCACCCAGCGCGAATCCGCACTCTGACCGCCGTATCGCAGCCGCACCCCACCGCCTTCCTGCAGGCCATGGCCGAGGACGAAGATCAGGCCCAGCGAGCCCAACACTTCACCTACTTCCGCCAGCCCCGCACCCCTGAGCGCGCCCTACTCGCCGATGACGCCGCCGCCCTCCGCAAGATCTTCGACTGGAAGATTCCCGAAGAGCGCATCGACGACTACATTCACCGCCTCACCCGCCCCGACGCCCTCACCGCGGCCCTGAACTGGTACCGAGCGTTCCCGCTCGCCGGTCCGACCGCCCCGATCACCGTCCCGACCCTCTACGTCTGGGGCTCCGAAGACCCCACCATCGGCTCCACTGCCGCCCTGGCCACCGCCGAACACGTCACCGCCCCCTACCGCTTCGAAATGCTCGAGGACACCTCGCACTGGATCCCCGAGGAAGCCCCCGAATCCCTCACCCGCCTCCTCATGCAACACCTCCTGGCTCATCGGTCCTGA
- a CDS encoding MerR family transcriptional regulator → MGRAAEMLGTTQAFLRSLDEAKLITPQRSVGGHRRYSRYQLRIAARARELIDNGTPLEAACRIIILEDQLSEALELNAKLTQRD, encoded by the coding sequence ATGGGCCGGGCCGCGGAAATGCTCGGCACCACCCAAGCATTCCTGCGCAGCCTGGACGAAGCGAAACTGATCACCCCGCAACGCTCTGTCGGCGGGCACCGCCGCTACTCGCGCTACCAACTGCGTATCGCCGCACGCGCCCGCGAACTCATCGACAACGGCACCCCCCTGGAAGCAGCGTGTCGCATCATCATCCTCGAAGACCAACTCAGCGAAGCGCTCGAACTCAACGCCAAACTCACCCAGCGGGACTGA